In Gemmata obscuriglobus, a single genomic region encodes these proteins:
- a CDS encoding glycosyltransferase family 87 protein, producing the protein MKQPYVAIAAGTAVAVGAVLLVASVRPEALSVGRIARVEDFGAYWAGTVVNLSGENAYDPNNLAPLQRAIEPDRPAPLPAWSPPWTLAVFTPLAGLPFPAARWVWLIIQLGTIFGTLTALWRIYNGSSEHLSIAWTIGLLWYPTLQTLGLGQHSSLVLLGVVGWLAGLSAGRPVLAGALLAVVLVKPQNWHLVGSLVAIWAIRTRAWPMIAGVIGGSLVLTAVAAVPNPFVFEQYREALTARPPSEMIPPTLGTLLRLAFGPERFWLAFVPAVGAQVWGVWYYFVNRHHWIWADRLPILLLVSFMTSPYGWVYDQILFLVPLAHVFATATARRPKTVAPMLLGATGITTVCLVMNAAKYQEFTFVWLAPLTLVLYFWGTRLAKRTVLTHV; encoded by the coding sequence ATGAAACAGCCGTACGTCGCTATTGCCGCCGGAACGGCCGTGGCGGTGGGAGCCGTTCTGCTCGTGGCTTCCGTTCGGCCGGAGGCGCTCTCCGTCGGTCGCATCGCTCGGGTCGAAGATTTCGGGGCGTATTGGGCCGGAACGGTCGTAAACCTTAGCGGCGAAAACGCTTACGACCCTAACAACCTGGCCCCGCTTCAACGCGCGATCGAACCGGACCGGCCCGCGCCCTTGCCCGCCTGGAGCCCGCCCTGGACGCTCGCGGTCTTCACCCCGCTGGCCGGTCTGCCGTTCCCCGCCGCCCGGTGGGTTTGGCTCATCATCCAACTCGGCACCATTTTCGGGACGCTCACGGCCCTTTGGCGCATATACAACGGCTCAAGTGAGCACCTGTCGATCGCCTGGACGATCGGGCTCCTTTGGTACCCGACGCTCCAAACGCTCGGTCTCGGTCAACACAGCTCGTTAGTTCTGCTGGGCGTCGTCGGCTGGCTCGCCGGGCTGTCCGCCGGGCGCCCGGTGCTTGCGGGGGCGCTGCTCGCCGTGGTCCTGGTTAAGCCGCAGAATTGGCACTTGGTCGGGAGCCTCGTCGCGATTTGGGCCATCCGCACCCGCGCGTGGCCAATGATCGCGGGGGTAATCGGCGGATCGCTCGTGCTTACGGCGGTGGCGGCGGTGCCGAACCCGTTCGTGTTCGAGCAGTACCGCGAAGCGCTCACGGCCCGCCCGCCGTCCGAAATGATCCCCCCGACGCTCGGCACCCTCTTACGACTCGCGTTCGGGCCGGAGCGTTTTTGGTTGGCCTTTGTCCCGGCCGTCGGGGCGCAAGTCTGGGGCGTCTGGTACTATTTCGTGAACCGGCATCATTGGATCTGGGCCGATCGCCTTCCGATTTTGCTCCTCGTATCGTTCATGACCAGCCCCTACGGTTGGGTCTACGACCAAATCTTGTTCCTGGTGCCGCTCGCGCACGTGTTCGCGACGGCGACCGCGCGCCGCCCGAAAACGGTCGCTCCGATGCTCTTGGGGGCCACCGGGATTACGACGGTGTGTTTGGTGATGAACGCCGCCAAGTACCAGGAGTTCACCTTCGTTTGGCTCGCCCCTTTGACACTCGTTCTCTATTTCTGGGGAACTCGGCTCGCCAAAAGAACAGTACTCACACACGTGTGA